A genome region from Gemmatimonadota bacterium includes the following:
- a CDS encoding dicarboxylate/amino acid:cation symporter, which translates to MPPMTRRGSDGVAVLVALVVGLALGALIAASGNARLAQLATAIQPIGTLWVNAIRMTVIPLVVSLLITGVASVADLRTVGRLGGRTLVVFASLLAMGALVPAVTMPFVTALFPWPDGGIPLPPGAAEAAQQVRSSGTPVGVVEWFTTLIPPNPVEAAASGNMVSLIVFVFLLALATARSAPESREPLVRFFKALGEVMLLLVGWIITLAPIAVFALVLPLAVQGGGALVGAVGYYIASFAIGSAIVVALLYPIVASLGGIGIGRFARAVLPTQMIAISCSSSIASLPAMVSSADAMGIPARVSGFVLPLAVSVFKPAAGVAWVVGVLFVSRVYGIEIGARELGIVAAAAVLLSFAAPGVPRGAFLLLTPLLTAIGLPAEGVGVLIAVDLIPDMFATVINVTGDVTATALVARLSRDDVVAAAPPVPAAGAA; encoded by the coding sequence ATGCCGCCGATGACGCGCCGGGGGAGCGACGGGGTGGCGGTGCTCGTGGCGCTCGTCGTGGGGTTGGCGTTAGGTGCGCTGATCGCGGCCAGTGGCAACGCGCGCCTGGCCCAGCTGGCGACGGCCATCCAGCCGATCGGGACGCTCTGGGTGAATGCGATTCGCATGACGGTGATTCCGCTCGTCGTCTCCCTCCTGATCACCGGGGTGGCGTCGGTGGCCGACCTGCGCACGGTGGGGCGCCTCGGCGGGCGCACGCTCGTCGTCTTCGCGTCGCTGCTGGCGATGGGCGCTCTCGTGCCGGCGGTGACGATGCCCTTCGTCACGGCGCTCTTCCCGTGGCCCGATGGCGGGATCCCCCTCCCGCCGGGGGCGGCGGAGGCGGCGCAGCAGGTGCGTTCGAGCGGGACGCCGGTCGGGGTGGTGGAGTGGTTCACGACGCTCATCCCCCCCAACCCGGTGGAAGCGGCCGCCAGCGGCAACATGGTGTCGCTGATCGTCTTCGTCTTCCTGCTGGCGCTGGCCACGGCGCGCAGCGCCCCCGAGTCACGAGAGCCGCTCGTGCGCTTCTTCAAGGCGTTAGGCGAGGTGATGCTCCTGTTGGTGGGGTGGATCATCACGCTCGCCCCGATCGCGGTCTTCGCGCTCGTCCTCCCGCTCGCGGTGCAGGGAGGGGGGGCGCTGGTCGGGGCGGTCGGCTACTACATCGCCAGCTTCGCGATCGGCAGTGCGATCGTCGTGGCGTTGCTGTATCCGATCGTGGCCTCGCTGGGTGGGATCGGGATCGGGCGCTTTGCGCGCGCCGTGCTGCCCACACAGATGATCGCGATCAGTTGCAGCTCGTCGATCGCCTCGCTCCCGGCGATGGTGTCGAGCGCCGATGCCATGGGGATCCCGGCGCGGGTGAGCGGCTTCGTCCTGCCGCTCGCCGTCTCGGTCTTCAAGCCGGCGGCGGGAGTGGCGTGGGTCGTCGGCGTGCTGTTCGTCTCGCGCGTGTATGGCATCGAGATCGGTGCACGTGAGTTGGGGATCGTCGCCGCCGCGGCCGTCCTGCTCTCGTTCGCGGCCCCCGGCGTTCCACGCGGTGCCTTTCTCCTCCTGACCCCGCTGCTGACGGCGATCGGTCTCCCCGCCGAAGGGGTGGGAGTGCTCATCGCGGTCGACCTCATCCCCGACATGTTCGCGACCGTGATCAACGTAACCGGCGACGTGACGGCGACAGCGCTGGTGGCGCGCCTGAGCCGCGACGACGTGGTCGCGGCGGCGCCACCGGTGCCCGCCGCGGGCGCGGCCTGA
- a CDS encoding ketoacyl-ACP synthase III: MTYAAITGWGKCMPPAILSNDDLSTFLETSDEWITSRTGMRERRVSHVTAIEMSVVAASQALACAGLDAADVDLIIYGGVSNDELVPNSASGVQVALGATKAASMDINTACTSFCYGLATATAMIRTGMVRNAIVIGVELISRYMDWSNRNVAVLFGDGAAAVVLQPTENEEGLVGNVMGCDAEARASLRVRGFGCTYSGLDISFGDTIWDFDGQVIFKRAVHNMAEASVRVLKERGLTAEDVQIVVPHQANLRIIEAVAKYAGVPMSKVMVTVQKYGNMSAATVPVALVEALEEGRITPGCNILIPAFGGGLTYSAQLVKWGSRITPIGHSARTLPPCTKTALEMVNEIRTHQDPHGRSAAGLMTPVFAETRR, from the coding sequence ATGACCTACGCCGCCATTACCGGGTGGGGCAAGTGCATGCCCCCCGCGATCCTCTCCAACGACGACCTCTCCACCTTCCTCGAGACGTCGGACGAGTGGATCACCTCACGCACGGGGATGCGCGAGCGGCGCGTATCGCACGTCACGGCGATCGAGATGTCGGTCGTCGCCGCGTCGCAGGCGCTCGCCTGCGCCGGTCTCGACGCCGCCGACGTCGACCTGATCATCTACGGCGGCGTCTCCAACGACGAACTGGTCCCCAACAGCGCCTCCGGCGTGCAGGTCGCCCTCGGCGCCACCAAGGCGGCGTCGATGGACATCAACACCGCCTGCACCTCGTTCTGCTACGGCCTGGCCACCGCCACCGCGATGATCCGCACCGGGATGGTGCGCAACGCCATCGTCATCGGCGTGGAACTCATCAGCCGCTACATGGACTGGAGCAACCGCAACGTCGCCGTCCTCTTCGGTGACGGGGCCGCGGCGGTGGTGTTGCAGCCGACGGAAAACGAGGAAGGGCTCGTGGGGAACGTGATGGGCTGCGACGCCGAAGCCCGGGCCTCACTGCGCGTGCGTGGCTTCGGCTGCACCTACTCCGGGCTCGACATCAGCTTCGGCGACACCATCTGGGACTTCGACGGACAGGTGATCTTCAAGCGCGCCGTGCACAACATGGCCGAGGCCTCGGTGCGCGTCCTCAAGGAACGCGGCCTCACCGCCGAGGACGTCCAGATCGTCGTCCCGCACCAGGCCAACCTGCGCATCATCGAAGCGGTCGCGAAGTACGCCGGCGTCCCCATGAGCAAGGTGATGGTCACCGTGCAGAAGTACGGCAACATGAGCGCCGCCACCGTCCCGGTGGCACTCGTGGAAGCGCTCGAGGAAGGACGCATCACGCCCGGCTGCAACATCCTCATCCCGGCCTTCGGCGGCGGCCTCACCTACAGCGCGCAGTTGGTGAAGTGGGGCTCTCGTATTACCCCGATCGGACATTCCGCGCGCACCCTCCCGCCGTGCACGAAAACGGCGCTGGAGATGGTGAATGAGATCCGGACCCATCAGGATCCGCACGGCCGGTCCGCCGCGGGGCTCATGACACCGGTCTTCGCCGAAACGCGCCGCTGA
- a CDS encoding DUF1343 domain-containing protein: MAVGADRLLTEYAHLIRGKTLALVANHSARLADGTHLADALHRYPGATLKVLFGMEYDIRSNDYSATRDGEVATDRATGLPKYNLYGEHHRPTPESLTGVEVIVFDIQEVGARFYEHINILGFVMEAAAERGIAVVVLDRPNPITGARMEGFVTDRAARFRFGSYAPVPVVHGLTMGELARLYNGERMLRGGGAVTLDVVPMTGWSRGMWYDETGLAWRKPSPNLLTLSSLLAYVGTCLFEAVNVSEGRGTDHPFEQVGAPWLDHERAVTMLRALALPGVTFEAVHFTPVQQPYHGRPPELAGEPLRGIRLHVTDRDVFEPYATGVALLWVVHTLHADRLVWNDAALDRLTATPRLKEMLQAGRTPREIVAAWSSEVAAFRALSARYLMYR; encoded by the coding sequence GTGGCCGTCGGGGCCGATCGCTTGCTCACCGAGTACGCGCACCTCATCCGGGGAAAGACGCTGGCCCTTGTGGCCAATCACAGCGCACGGCTTGCCGACGGGACCCACCTGGCTGACGCGCTGCACCGCTATCCGGGAGCCACGCTCAAGGTCCTCTTCGGGATGGAGTACGACATCCGGTCCAACGACTACTCGGCGACCCGCGACGGTGAGGTGGCGACCGATCGCGCGACCGGACTCCCCAAGTACAACCTCTACGGCGAGCATCACCGCCCCACCCCCGAATCGTTGACCGGCGTCGAGGTGATCGTCTTCGACATCCAGGAGGTGGGGGCGCGCTTCTACGAACACATCAACATCCTCGGCTTCGTCATGGAAGCGGCGGCCGAGCGGGGGATCGCGGTCGTCGTGCTCGATCGTCCCAATCCGATCACCGGTGCGAGGATGGAGGGGTTCGTCACCGATCGCGCCGCGCGCTTTCGCTTTGGATCGTACGCCCCGGTCCCGGTCGTCCACGGCCTCACGATGGGCGAGTTGGCCAGGCTGTACAACGGCGAGCGGATGTTGCGCGGCGGTGGCGCGGTGACGCTCGACGTCGTCCCGATGACCGGGTGGAGCCGCGGCATGTGGTACGACGAGACGGGGCTCGCCTGGCGCAAACCGTCGCCCAACCTGCTCACCCTCTCGTCGCTGCTGGCGTACGTGGGGACGTGCCTGTTCGAGGCGGTGAACGTGAGTGAAGGGCGTGGCACCGACCATCCGTTCGAGCAGGTGGGGGCGCCATGGCTCGACCACGAGCGAGCCGTCACGATGCTGCGTGCACTCGCGCTTCCGGGGGTGACGTTCGAGGCGGTGCACTTCACCCCGGTGCAGCAGCCGTATCACGGCCGTCCCCCCGAACTCGCCGGTGAGCCGCTGCGCGGCATCCGGCTGCACGTGACCGACCGCGACGTGTTCGAACCGTACGCCACCGGAGTCGCGCTCCTGTGGGTGGTGCACACGCTGCACGCCGATCGCCTCGTGTGGAACGACGCCGCCCTGGACCGGTTGACGGCGACGCCGCGCCTCAAGGAGATGCTGCAGGCGGGGAGGACGCCCCGTGAGATCGTCGCCGCGTGGTCGTCGGAGGTCGCGGCGTTTCGGGCGCTGAGCGCCCGCTACCTCATGTACCGCTGA
- a CDS encoding patatin-like phospholipase family protein, whose translation MIGLRRRLRDGTDRVRTESAGHSRNALGARRALLVALAPLLGACAAVHRPAATVASLERDAVAARAVEEATTDSIVERLARRAVARGDRTIDILLLSGGGQNGAYGAGFLRGWKSRSDAPMPTFDLVTGVSTGALQAPFVFLGTDAALDTLAALYRRSAETIAPTIDWLFWLRRTGGLVKTDRLRRTIAQVMDSTMQGALQAGFREGRQLAISTTDFDLAVARTWDLAQELSPGVSALPRLHQLLVTSSSLPGVLPSQVIDGRVHLDGGITGNLLPILTRPQVSRLAAAVRSLGVQEPLTVRLWVIMNLWTQAPVAVMNPASRRAINGRTLLLLFWAQHPLLLPRLAELADGVSAATDGVRMEMHFTAIPAAVANDPAAFKLFDRDFMQRLEQMGYARARSATPWEAALPSPYVRPR comes from the coding sequence GTGATTGGTCTCCGACGTCGTCTCCGCGATGGAACCGACCGGGTGCGCACCGAGTCCGCTGGGCACTCCCGAAATGCGTTAGGCGCGCGGCGCGCCCTGCTGGTCGCACTCGCCCCGCTGCTTGGCGCTTGCGCGGCGGTGCATCGCCCGGCAGCGACGGTTGCGTCGCTCGAGCGTGATGCCGTCGCGGCGCGCGCGGTCGAGGAAGCGACGACCGATTCCATCGTCGAACGCCTGGCGCGGCGCGCGGTGGCCCGGGGCGATCGCACCATCGACATCCTGTTGCTCTCCGGCGGGGGGCAGAACGGGGCGTACGGCGCCGGCTTCCTGCGCGGGTGGAAGTCGCGCTCCGATGCCCCGATGCCCACCTTCGACCTCGTGACCGGGGTCTCGACGGGGGCGTTGCAGGCGCCGTTCGTCTTCCTGGGGACCGACGCCGCGCTCGACACGCTGGCCGCGCTGTATCGCCGATCGGCGGAGACGATCGCCCCCACGATCGACTGGCTCTTCTGGCTCCGGCGCACCGGTGGCCTGGTGAAGACCGATCGGCTGCGGCGCACCATCGCGCAGGTCATGGACTCGACGATGCAGGGGGCGCTGCAGGCCGGCTTTCGCGAGGGGCGCCAGCTCGCCATCAGCACGACCGACTTCGACCTCGCTGTCGCGCGCACGTGGGATCTCGCGCAGGAACTGTCGCCCGGGGTGTCGGCGCTCCCACGCTTGCACCAACTCCTGGTCACCTCGTCGTCGCTCCCGGGCGTCCTGCCGTCGCAGGTCATCGACGGACGCGTGCATCTCGACGGCGGGATCACCGGCAACCTCCTCCCGATCCTCACGCGGCCCCAGGTCTCGCGACTGGCGGCGGCGGTGCGTTCGTTAGGCGTGCAGGAGCCGTTGACGGTGCGGCTCTGGGTGATCATGAACCTGTGGACGCAGGCACCGGTCGCCGTGATGAATCCCGCCAGCCGCCGGGCGATCAACGGCCGCACGCTCCTGCTCCTCTTCTGGGCGCAGCATCCGCTGCTCCTGCCGCGCCTGGCGGAGCTGGCCGATGGGGTCAGCGCCGCGACCGATGGCGTGCGGATGGAGATGCACTTCACCGCCATTCCGGCCGCCGTGGCCAACGATCCCGCCGCCTTCAAGTTGTTCGACCGCGACTTCATGCAGCGGCTGGAGCAGATGGGCTACGCGCGTGCGCGCAGCGCCACCCCCTGGGAGGCCGCCCTCCCGTCGCCGTACGTGCGTCCGCGCTGA
- a CDS encoding sensor domain-containing diguanylate cyclase yields the protein MTPLRAPTRFRSLDDVETLRLLAQNLGEGIYISDPAGKILDANAAFLQIFGVRSVGELGQFHAADLYADPARRDAWLAALEREGTVRDFEWTLVRPDGQRRTVLDTSYTVVDEATGERFYHGILVDITERKQLEDQLREQLTRDALTGCYNRRFLLDLARQLHELGVGTWGCIFLDIDHFKVYNDAHGHLEGDLVLARMARFLMRQVRAEEPVVRMGGDEFLVVLQGESALRTEEVARRLQHAAARSAPVAFSLGWAVRAGDESLEATIDRADRGLISVRVLTRSGDYPRLPDEMERRLG from the coding sequence ATGACTCCGCTCAGGGCGCCGACTCGATTCCGCAGCCTCGACGATGTGGAGACGCTGCGACTGCTGGCCCAGAACCTCGGGGAGGGGATCTACATCTCCGACCCGGCGGGGAAGATCCTCGACGCCAATGCGGCGTTCCTGCAGATCTTTGGCGTGCGATCGGTGGGTGAACTCGGGCAGTTCCATGCGGCGGACCTGTATGCCGATCCCGCACGACGGGACGCATGGCTCGCGGCGCTGGAGCGCGAGGGGACGGTGCGCGATTTCGAATGGACGTTGGTGCGTCCCGATGGCCAGCGTCGCACCGTGCTCGATACGTCGTACACCGTGGTCGACGAGGCCACCGGCGAACGCTTCTATCACGGGATCCTCGTCGACATCACGGAGCGCAAGCAGCTCGAGGACCAGCTGCGCGAGCAACTCACGCGCGACGCCCTCACCGGCTGCTACAACCGCCGTTTCCTGCTCGACCTCGCCCGACAGCTGCACGAACTCGGCGTCGGGACGTGGGGGTGCATCTTCCTCGACATCGATCACTTCAAGGTCTACAACGACGCGCACGGGCACCTCGAGGGCGACCTGGTGCTCGCGCGCATGGCGCGGTTCCTCATGCGGCAGGTGCGGGCCGAGGAGCCGGTGGTGCGCATGGGGGGCGACGAGTTCCTCGTGGTGCTGCAGGGGGAGTCGGCGCTGCGCACCGAGGAGGTCGCCCGCCGGCTGCAACATGCCGCGGCCCGCAGCGCGCCGGTCGCCTTCTCGTTAGGGTGGGCGGTGCGCGCCGGCGACGAGTCGCTGGAGGCGACGATCGACCGCGCCGACCGCGGCCTCATCAGCGTGCGGGTGCTCACGCGCTCGGGCGACTACCCACGCCTCCCCGACGAGATGGAACGGCGGCTCGGGTGA
- a CDS encoding cytochrome c: MRRSVLTTPALLLALGALTACGGGGEKAATTDTAAAPAAAAPEAAAAAPAAAGLDGKAEYLVCQTCHQENGEGLPNLYPPLAGSEWLTGDAEIPIAIVLHGMQGEITVKGQKFNNVMAPWASLSDAQIAAILTYERSTWGNTAAAVTAEQVAAVRAATTTRTTPWTPDEVKAAKLK, encoded by the coding sequence ATGCGACGTTCTGTTCTGACGACTCCGGCGCTCCTGCTGGCGCTGGGTGCCCTGACCGCGTGCGGCGGCGGCGGCGAGAAGGCGGCGACCACTGACACCGCGGCTGCTCCGGCCGCTGCGGCTCCCGAGGCGGCGGCCGCTGCTCCGGCGGCGGCGGGTCTCGATGGCAAGGCGGAGTACCTCGTCTGCCAGACCTGTCACCAGGAGAACGGCGAAGGGCTTCCGAACCTGTATCCGCCGCTCGCCGGCTCCGAGTGGCTCACCGGCGACGCCGAGATCCCGATCGCGATCGTGCTCCATGGCATGCAGGGCGAGATCACGGTCAAGGGGCAGAAGTTCAACAACGTGATGGCTCCGTGGGCGTCGCTCTCCGACGCGCAGATCGCCGCGATCCTCACGTATGAGCGTTCGACGTGGGGCAACACGGCCGCTGCCGTGACGGCTGAGCAGGTCGCTGCGGTTCGTGCCGCGACGACCACGCGCACCACGCCCTGGACGCCGGATGAAGTCAAGGCGGCGAAGCTCAAGTAA